From Archaeoglobus sulfaticallidus PM70-1:
AGAGCTGGAACCCGAAACAAATACCCAAGAAGGGTATATCGTTCTCCCTCGCATACTGAATTGCCAGAATCTTGCCCTCACTACCTCTATGCCCGAACCCGCCAGGAACGAGAATTCCATCGACATCCAGTTCGAAGTCCTGATACCTCTCCAGATCCTCGCTGTCTACAAGCACCATATTGACCTTACATCCAGCCAAAATACCGCCGTGTTTCAAAGCCTCCCTGATGCTGATGTAAGCATCCTTAACATGAACATACTTGCCAACGAGGGCTATCGTAACTTCTTTCTCCAAACTCTTTAGCTTCTTAACAATCTCTTCCCAAGTTTTCTTTGATTCTCTCTTTTCAAGTTTGAGCTTTTTGATGAGATACTCATCCATCTTTTCTTCCTTCAGCATCAGTGGGACTTCATATATCTCCTCAGCATCGTGGGCACTTATCACAGCCTCAACTGGAACGTCACAGAACAGAGCGATCTTCTTCTTTGTCGATTCGAGCAATCTTTCCTTGCATCTACCAACTATTATGTCCGGCTGTAAGCCTATGCTCCTCAACTCCTTAACGCTGTGCTGTGTTGGCTTGGTTTTCTGCTCACCACCGAGATCCAATGGTATGAGGGTTACATGAACCAGAGCGAAGTCTTCAGGCTTCTCTTCATTCTTCATCTGCCTCACAGCCTCCAGAAAAGACATGCCCTCTATGTCTCCCACTGTACCTCCTATCTCAACCAGGCAGATGTCTGCTCCGCTCTTTTCAGCCACATTCCTTATCCACATTTTTATCTCATCGGTGACATGAGGAATAATCTGAACTGTGCTACCCAGATAGTCTCCTCTCCTCTCCTTCTCAAGAACGGACATGTAGATTTTTCCAGTTGTGACATTGTGCTCGCCGGTAACCTCCTCACCAATAAACCTCTCGTAATGGCCGAGATCAAGATCGACTTCAGTACCATCTTTCAAAACGAAAACCTCTCCATGCTGGAAGGGGTTCATCGTACCAGCATCTATGTTTAAGTAGGGATCCACCTTTATCGGCACCACCTTGTAGCCCATATCTGTGAGAATCCTTCCGATGGAGGCCGCTGTAATACCCTTGCCCAGTCCGCTCATCACTCCTCCAGTTACGAAAATATATTTCATGATCACACCCTGTCAAACTTTATCTCTCAGCTCAGGTGGCAGCATGTTTGGAATGCCATCCTCTATCGGATACTTCTCATTACATTTCTCGCAGATAAGAGTTCCCGCAATAATTTCCTCATCTTTCTCTTCCTCAACCTCGAGCGTGAGATCGCCCTTACAAACGGGGCATGCGAGGATGTCAAGAAGTTGCCTCTTCATGAACCAAGTTGGATACGAGAGTTTAAAAATTTTGGTGGAGATCATTCTGGTGATGTAATTTGATATAATAGCCCCAAACTTTAATGCAACACAAACCTTGTAGTATCCTGAAATAACTTTACACCCCGAACAAACCTATGTGAGGAATCTAACCAACAGAGACATACTCAGAATGATGAAACGGTGGCTGAAAAGTGAAATCGGTAAGAAAGATATCTGAATTCTCAGCTACAAGGCAGAGAATTTCAAAGAAACAGGCAGAATTCCTTCTTTCTCCCTGATTATCCATTCTATTACTCTCTCGTCAAGTTTCATGTTAGGATTTGGAGATGTGAGAAATAATTTCGGGAAAACACAAATTATAAAGCGAATGGAAATAATTAAAAAACGATAGCAGACAAATCTTAACATGCTCTACCAAAACGAGATACTCTGGTTTATCCTTCTCATAGTAAACTTTTCAGGGATTACCTTAGCATACAGATTATTTGGTAAGTCTGGACTCTATGCATGGACTGCAATGGCTATAATAATAGCCAATATACAAGTAATGAAAACAATAAAGTTCTTTGGACTTGTTACAGCAATGGGGAACATCATCTATGGTTCTACATTTCTGGTAACGGATATTCTGTGTGAAAACTACGGGAAAGAGTCTGCAAGAAAAGCAGTGATGATCGGGTTCTTTACCCTGATATTTACCACGATAATCATGCAGTTATGTCTTGCATTCATTCCCGATCAAAGTGACACTTTGAGTCCCGCACTCGAGCAGATTTTCAGTCTACTTCCGAGAATAACCGTTGCAAGCCTCACAGCATACATCATAAGCCAGTTTCATGATGTTTGGGCATTTGATTTCTGGAAAAGAAAAACTAAAGGTAAGCACTTATGGTTAAGGAATAACGCATCAACCATGGTTTCTCAGTTGATTGATAATGCGGTTTTTACATGGATTGCGTTCGTTGGATTTGGAATTTTCTGGGAACAGGTTTTCCCATGGGAGGTTATAGCAGAGATTTTCATCACCTCTTACATAATGAAATTCATTGTCGCTGTGCTGGACACACCATTCGTTTATCTGAGCAGGGTAATTAAGGAGTCATTGGCAGAAAAGTAAGTGTAATGTTATTGATAACCCAACCATCTCTTTTTTAATTCGTAAAATGCTCCACTTTCAATAGAATCACGAATTTTTTCAACAAGCCTGATAATGAAGTAGACATTGTGGTATGATGCAAGTCTGAAGTATGTGAGTTCATTGGAAACATAGAGGTGTCTGAGATAGGCTCTTGAATACTCCTGACATACAAAACAATCACAACTTCTATCGACTGGATTTGTGTCAAATCGGAATTTTGCATTCTTGATGTGAATTCTGAATTTGTTTTCTGGTTTTCCACCTTCCTCAGGGCTAATGTAAAGATGTCCTCTCCTTGCCCACCTCGTTGGAGCGACACAATCGAACATATCTACGCCCCGTTCAATACAATTGAACAAATCCTCGACCGCACCTATTCCAAGCAAATGTCTGGGTTTTTCCTCCGGTAAAAGCGGTATAACCCATTCAAGAATGTTATGCATATCCCTCTTGCTCTTTCCAAGTGAGCCTCCAATCCCAAAACCATCAAAATCTCTTTCCGCCATGAATTTTGCCGACCTTTCTCTCAAATCCCTGTATTCTCCCCCTTGAACAATTCCAAAAATTGCCTGCTTTTTATTATAATACTGAAGGCATTCTTCAGCCCATCTGTGGGTTCTTTCAAGAGCTATTTCCGTATATTTTTTGTCCGATAAAGGAGAAGTGCATTCATCAAATGCAAAAATGATGTCGGAACCAAGGTTTGATTGTATTTCCATTGATTTTCTTGGTGTGAGTTCAACGATCTCCCCGCTTATATGATTTTTGAATCTTACACCTCTGTCATCCACATAAGCCCATTTCTCACCCTTAAAATCAATATCTTTCAATCCCTCAAGGAAAATATTATTCGCAATCTTTCCAACTCCGTGCTCCATACCAAAACCAAGTGAGAATGCTTGAAAACCCCCAGAATCAGTTACAATGGGTAAATCAATGTTCATGAATTTGTGCAATCCACCAAGCTTTTTTATTACCTCGTCTCCAGGACGGAGGTGGAGATGATATGTGTTTGCAAGCAAAACCTCCGCACCCATTTCTTTCAAATCCCTGTTATCAAGTCCTCTAACACTCGCAAGGGTTGCCACAGGTATAAAAACCGGAGTATTAAATTTTCCATGCTTGGTTTTTACAACACCTGTCCTCATTCTGTCTAATGTTGTGTCAATTTTGAATTTCATCCTGAGGTAAGAATTTGTCTTTGCTTAAATTGTTTGCTTCAAATTGATACCTGTGTCTTATCTAACTTTGGACTTTTTCAGAAGGAGTCATGTGGTTTGTTAGGAGTGTGAGACTGAGTAAAATTTGGGATACCACAATGCACCACAAACCTCATAAACAGTTATAAACTAACATTAGGCAATCAGGTTTAGTGCAAAAGCCGGGGTGGCAGAGAGGCACTGCGCGAGCCTGGAGAGCTCGTGTCCCTTTGGGACGCGTGGGTTCAAGTCCCACCCCCGGCGTTTTATTTTGGATTCTAATCCTATCAATTTCACAACACACCCCCATATTCTGTTTTTATGGTTTGTAGAAAAATCGCCAGATAGCAACTTTTTTAAGTGAGTTATTGTTAGTTTAATCCCCATATACATTTATATGTAATGGAGGGGAAGGAATGGTAAAACTGACTAATTACCTCGTTTTCGGTTTTCTAGCTTTAACGATCTTGGTGGCTCCAGCCTCGGCAATCGGAATTCTGAAAATTGATCTGCCATCAAGAGCGATGGTTGGAGATGAGGTCGAGATAAAGATTATTGAATCTTTGTCAGGAGATCCAGTAGAGGGTGTTACGGTTTACATTAATGGGGTTGAAATTGGCACGACAGATGAGGATGGCAAAATAACTTACGTTTTCAACTCTCCAGGAGTTTATCTGATCGGAGCGAGTAAGTTTGGTTATACTCCTGCGGCAAGCTTAAGTTTGAGTGTTGAACCTCGTGAGGTTGAGACTCCAGGGTCTGAGACTCCCACTAAAACTCCTACTCCTGAAATTCCTGAAACTGAAGAATATAGAGGTTTGGTTTTCAGGGGAGATTTAATTTATGAGTTGTTTGGTGATAAAGTATTTGACTCAATAAACATTAAGGATCTTGAAATATCTGATTTAATTGAAAAAGCAAGGGATGTTAAACCTACCTCACCAGTAGCATTTTTCACCGACGGGAACAACTACATGATCCTCTATGGCGAGATCGATGTGGAAAAGAGTGGTTATTACAGGATTGAGGGTTACAGCCTGGGTGTTGATGTTGAATTTGAAGACAAGTCCTGGAAACTCTTTGAGGTCACCAACATTGAGAAACTTAATGCTGAAAATGTTGAGGTTGTGGACCTTTTGAATAATCCGGGTAATTTTGCCGGTAAGGAGATCGTTGTTGATGGTCCTTTCAGGGAAGTATCATTTAATGTGAAATCTTTCGGCACTCCTGTATGCGTTGGCTCAATAAGCACGCTTCCTGTTGACTTCAACGAGTTCGTAAAAGAGCTGATGGATGCTGGAAAGAAATTGCAGAAAGAGCCAGACAGAGAGACGATTGAGGAATTAACAAAGTTTACAGGAGCCTCAACATTCAGATTCGAGAGAATTGTTGAAACTGGCACTACTCAGGCATACTGGAAGGCGTTGAATGCTGAGATAACAGCCTTGGTAATCCCAGCCTATCTGGTCGATCTGCTTTTCCCGGATGAACTGAGAGAATTCATTTCTGAAAAAGGTGTGGTTTTGCTCATTGAGAATGTTAACATAAGGGCTGAGGTGGCTAGCATAGGCGATATACTTGCGAATCCAAGACAGTACTATGGTAAAGTTGTGGAAATTTCTGGAGTCTATAATATTGCCAAGGACCTCAGTGTTAAGAACATGGTTGCAACAATGTTCCCTCCGGCAGCAACATCTCCGGTTGATGTCTATTTCGAGCCAATGGCTACATTCGAATCGTCATTGCCTGTTGTTAACGCTCTTCTCGGGTTTGGCATCACAGGCTTTGAGCATAATTATAGTAGTATCGGTGATGTGGTGTCAGTTGATGGGAAATATACTCTCAAAGGAGTTGTTTTAACAGCAAGCCTGCTCGATAACTCATTACCATCAGTACCAGTTCTGGTGGTGTTTGAGAGGTACAGACAGAACTTTGAAGATCACACCATCCCGGTGGATCAGGCTGAAGATGCAATCAGGACCTTCACCCTTATCAAAGAAACCATCGCAGGAGTAAATGCAGAAGAGGGGAAAACACAATATGAAAAGCCTGAAGAACCACCAATAACTCCAACACCTACAGAGAATACCCAAATATCAGTTCCGACTGCAACTCCAATTCTAGAGGAAACTGAAAAACCAGCTCCAACCTCTAAGCTTGAATCCCTCAGCCTCAGCATAACACCCAGCAAAATAACGGCAAAACCTGGAGAGACGATAAATCTCAAGCTTAAAGTTGATTGGGAGCCCAAGGACTGGAAGGGTAAGGCTGATGTGAAAGTTGTTCTCTCAGCTGCAGGGTTCAAGAAGGAGTTTGAACTTCCAGGAATAGTGCTTGAGAACCCACCAATTGAGACTGAATTCAGCTACACTCTGCCTGAGAATCTGCCACCGCTGACTTATGAGGCAAAGATAATCGTTGAGGCTGAGGATAAAAAAGCGGAAAGTGAGGTAGAGGTAGCAGTGGGGTTAAGCCAAACACCAGGGTTTGAGGTTGTTATAGCGCTAATATCAGTGGCTGGAGGTATCGCTTTAAGGGGTGCAAGGAAGTGATCGGGCCAACAGATAGAACACTTGCTATCTTTAGATGACATGTTGGGCTTCCGCCCATCCTATCCCTCCAATCTTACTTCGGCTCTGGAATTTAAGGGCGGAAGCCGTATATACAGCTGCTTGTTTAAGCTTTTGTGAGATTCTTGACATGACCATGCCTCCTGAAAGAGTCAGGGTGAGATGTCCGAGATGCAAAACTTGGTATGAAGATTGGTATTATCCAACTATCAACCTCCCCCCGAACCCTGATCAAATGTTTCTAAGACCAAATCAAAGAACAAAGTTGCACAACTCGAGGAGAATGAAGCAATAAACAACAAAAAGCATGCGGGGGGAGGGATTCGAACCCTCGAACCCCTACGGGACTGGACCCTAAATCCAGCGCCTTTGTCCGCTCGGCAACCCCCGCAAGAATGATATAACTTGAAACATTGTACTATTTCTGCGTTGCGCTTATCAAGTTTTTGCATGCAAATGTTGTAAATGTTGCAATCACATCCCAAAAAGGTTTATTGGGTGCTATTGCATACCCTTATCGACAATGAAGTGCCTGATCTGCAACAGAGAGACACACACGGAAACCATTCCTTTATGCGCTGACTGCATAAGAACTAACCCTGAAACAGCGGATAAAATCTCCCGCACCCTTCATAAGAGCGTTTCAGGTGATAGAAAGTGTTCTCTCTGTGAGAATTTCTGTAATTTCAGTGTAACGGGACTGTGCGGTCTGGACAGAAGTCTAATCTCTCCGAACAGGGCCATGATGACATACTACGAAGACCCTCTGCCAACGAACTGCTGCAACGCATGGTTCTGCAGAGGTAGCTCGCTGAGAGGAACTAATCTGGCTGTTTTCTACTATGGATGCAACTTTGACTGTCTCTACTGCCAGAACTGGGAGCATAAAAAGGCTGGCAGGATCATCAGTCTGGATGTTGCAGTTGAGTATGCAATGAAAGATAGAATAAAGTGTATATGCCACTTTGGAGGCTCGCCAGAACCCCAATTACAGTTCGCAATAAGGTTCAGCAGGAAAGTGCTGAAAGAAAGAGATATAATGATTTGCTGGGAGTGGAACGGTGGTGGAAGGGAGAAGTTTGTTAAAGAGGCTGTAAAGATAAGCTCTGAAAGCAAGGGAACTGTAAAATTCGATTTAAAGGCCTGGAATGATAATCTGTATAAGATTCTAACGGGCAGGAGCAATAAGCCCACATTGAAGAACTTCAAACTCGCATATGATATCGACCCTGAGGTTGTGTCTGCAACAACGCTGCTCGTTCCATATTATGTGGATGAAAAGGAGGTGGAGGGCATAGCTTCCTTTATAGCTGAAGTTGATGAGGACATACCTTACAGCCTTCTGGTCTTCCATCCCGACTACAGGCTGAGGGATTTACCGGTTACACCGAGAGAACAGGTTGTGAGGTGCTACAATGCCGCCAGAAGGTATTTGAAAAATGTAAATATTGGAAACTTGAGTTTGTTGGGCTTCTAATCAGACTCCCCGAAGATCATTTCGGTTTGTCTTTTAAGCTCATCTTTTATTTCCTTGTATTTCTCCTTTAAACCTATAAGCTCTACACTGAAATGCTTGACGACCCATTCCGGTGTGAACCTCTCCCCCCGCTTCAGTATATTGAGTTCTGTGTCAAGCAAAGAGCCACAAACCGGGCAGTCGAGTTTGCCATCGATTACTCTGAATACCGTGTTGAGACAAACAGGACACTGTCCATCCATAACAACTCTCTTTTCCTCCTTTATTGCCTCAGCGACAAGATCGAGCTTTTTTATGCTTTCAGTCATGAACATCTCAGCCGGGAGTGCGGACTTTATCTCAATGTTCGCCAGCACATCCACTCCAAGCACCTTCGCCAGAACTAGGTGGGTGGCGGAAGCCCAGCCTTTCATATCCTCAAAACCATGGAAGGTCAGAACAACACCCTTCTTGTTCTTAAATCTTTCAAAATACTTCATCGACATAAAGCACCTGTCAATGAATGCTTTGAGGTTTCCGGTAGCATCCAGCCAGTAAACTGGAGAGCTTATGAGCAGAACATCACACTCATCTATTTTCCTGAGAATTTCCTCGACATCATCATCTATCTTGCAGTCCTCACCATAAAGACATCTGTAACAGGCTTTGCATGGCCTGATATCTTTTTTTACGAGGTTTATGATCTCCAGCTCTGCATTTAGGGCTTTTGCGATGTATTTTGATGCAAGAACACTGTTTCCTTTCTTTCTCTCTGTCGAGACTATACTTAACAATTTTTTGCTCATAAAATTCTGGTTCAATACCAGGGATTTAAGCTTTGTTTTTTATGATAGTTTTTGAGTTGTGGAAGTGGCAGTAGTAAACTAATAAAGGAGCTGTCAAAAATAGTGTTTCAGGATTTGGAGCGGAATTCTGTCTGATTGATTTGAGATCTTTACGATATTATGGTATTTTACACCATAATATTTACTCAAAACCCGAAACAACCGCAAACTCAGACCAAGAAACCCAAACAATTTCGGGTAAAAAATTAACTATTTTGAAATGAACTCTATACTATGAATTCGAATCTGAAGCTTGTGGTGTTCTATAACGGATTTTTCGGTGAGAGGTTCATCGCAAACCTGATGAATTATTCAAACTCATGCCCCTCTTTCGGGGCCTGTGGGCTGGATCAATGCGTTCAGTGCAAGCAGGGCGCTTACAGCTTCTCCAAAAATATAGTCGCTACCTTTGGTCTTCTGAGCAGAGAGAATATGCCGGATTTCATTGAGGATGCAGAGGACTTTTTACCAAAAAAGATTCCAAAGGCAGATATTGCAGTAGCGATAAACATCCATCCGGATATTCTCATGGCGCTGCCTGAGAAACTGAAAGAGTCTGGATTCAAGGCTTTAATCGTTCCAGTGGAGGAGCCGAGGTGGTGTTCTGCCGGACTGGCAAAGCAGTTAAAGGAGAGCTGCACAGAAATCGGACTTGAATTCGCAGCTCCAAAGCCGTTCTGCCTGCTCAGGAAGTCAGAAGACACACCAACGATCAACCGCTTCATCGATGAGATGGGCATTGGTTATCCGGAGTTTGAGGTAGATGTTGAGGATAGCAGGGGTGTGAAGAAGATCAAGAACTTTAGAGTTATAAGGAGCCAGCCATGTGGTGCTGGGTGGTATATAGGAATAAAACTGAGGGAGTTTGAGTTTAAAGACATGAGGGAGCTATGGGACAGGGTTTCCAGCTCACACCACTCGTTCCCGTGTACAGCAAGCATGGAGAAGGACAACGAATATAACGAAACTCTGCTTCATGTTGCCGGATACACTGCGAGGCATGCAGTCGATAAAGCCATAGGATATGAGGGAGATGAAGACATTCCCGAGCATCTGATACCCATAGTCAAGGGAAGTACCTGAACTCAGTATACCCGGAGTACTTGGAATCGTCGAGCCTCTTTTTTATCCCTCTGAATATCTTTTCTATTATGTTCATCGCCCCGATTCTGTTTAGCGGGGTGTTGTTGTTACCACACTGGTAGCTGTAGGTGCATGAGGGGCATCCCTCTATCCTGCCACATTTGCAGTTTTTGAGCACATCATAGGATATTCTGAAGGCTCTTTCAAGCCTCTTGAACAGCAACCTGCTCAGGCCACTCCCTCCAAAGCTGGCATCGTAGATGAAAATATCTCCATCCGGAGTTGATATCCCGCCTATCTGCGAACTACCGCCTCCAGTAAGCATATCGCTCGTCTCGATCAGAACATGTTCCAGTGCGTGAAAGCTTCCGGCATAGAAATCATCATAATCCATTGAATCAGGAAAGGGTGCTGAGAACAGGAAGCCTTTGGTTGAGAAAGTGTACGAAACCGGCTCATCCAGATACCTCACGGCCCTATCCTCACCGAAAGTGCTCCTCTCCATATAACCAAAAACGCTCATCGTTATTTCTAGAGAACAGTAGGCTGAACTGACGGGAGACCCTATTCTCTCAATAATATCTTTGATAACAGGTATTGATGTGTAGAGAGGCTGGGTTATGATATCCTCTCTACAGGGCTCTAAAACAGCTTTGCTCAGGCTGAACTCAACACTCCTCAGCCTCTCTCCATTGTGGATCAAAACAGCTCCCGGAAACATCTCCTTTATTGCTACTGGCAGACTTCTCTCTCCAATGACCTTCCCATCCCTGTACATCTTAACGCTGTCACCAATACCCCTCATGCTGAACTCCCTCATTTTTCTGACTCCTTTGTCTGTTGCAAAAACTCTGTCATCGATCATAAGGTATCCTT
This genomic window contains:
- a CDS encoding flavodoxin family protein; this translates as MSKKLLSIVSTERKKGNSVLASKYIAKALNAELEIINLVKKDIRPCKACYRCLYGEDCKIDDDVEEILRKIDECDVLLISSPVYWLDATGNLKAFIDRCFMSMKYFERFKNKKGVVLTFHGFEDMKGWASATHLVLAKVLGVDVLANIEIKSALPAEMFMTESIKKLDLVAEAIKEEKRVVMDGQCPVCLNTVFRVIDGKLDCPVCGSLLDTELNILKRGERFTPEWVVKHFSVELIGLKEKYKEIKDELKRQTEMIFGESD
- the tgt gene encoding tRNA guanosine(34) transglycosylase Tgt; the protein is MKFKIDTTLDRMRTGVVKTKHGKFNTPVFIPVATLASVRGLDNRDLKEMGAEVLLANTYHLHLRPGDEVIKKLGGLHKFMNIDLPIVTDSGGFQAFSLGFGMEHGVGKIANNIFLEGLKDIDFKGEKWAYVDDRGVRFKNHISGEIVELTPRKSMEIQSNLGSDIIFAFDECTSPLSDKKYTEIALERTHRWAEECLQYYNKKQAIFGIVQGGEYRDLRERSAKFMAERDFDGFGIGGSLGKSKRDMHNILEWVIPLLPEEKPRHLLGIGAVEDLFNCIERGVDMFDCVAPTRWARRGHLYISPEEGGKPENKFRIHIKNAKFRFDTNPVDRSCDCFVCQEYSRAYLRHLYVSNELTYFRLASYHNVYFIIRLVEKIRDSIESGAFYELKKRWLGYQ
- a CDS encoding methytransferase partner Trm112 gives rise to the protein MKRQLLDILACPVCKGDLTLEVEEEKDEEIIAGTLICEKCNEKYPIEDGIPNMLPPELRDKV
- a CDS encoding DUF166 domain-containing protein, translated to MNSNLKLVVFYNGFFGERFIANLMNYSNSCPSFGACGLDQCVQCKQGAYSFSKNIVATFGLLSRENMPDFIEDAEDFLPKKIPKADIAVAINIHPDILMALPEKLKESGFKALIVPVEEPRWCSAGLAKQLKESCTEIGLEFAAPKPFCLLRKSEDTPTINRFIDEMGIGYPEFEVDVEDSRGVKKIKNFRVIRSQPCGAGWYIGIKLREFEFKDMRELWDRVSSSHHSFPCTASMEKDNEYNETLLHVAGYTARHAVDKAIGYEGDEDIPEHLIPIVKGST
- a CDS encoding queuosine precursor transporter — encoded protein: MLYQNEILWFILLIVNFSGITLAYRLFGKSGLYAWTAMAIIIANIQVMKTIKFFGLVTAMGNIIYGSTFLVTDILCENYGKESARKAVMIGFFTLIFTTIIMQLCLAFIPDQSDTLSPALEQIFSLLPRITVASLTAYIISQFHDVWAFDFWKRKTKGKHLWLRNNASTMVSQLIDNAVFTWIAFVGFGIFWEQVFPWEVIAEIFITSYIMKFIVAVLDTPFVYLSRVIKESLAEK
- the pyrG gene encoding glutamine hydrolyzing CTP synthase produces the protein MKYIFVTGGVMSGLGKGITAASIGRILTDMGYKVVPIKVDPYLNIDAGTMNPFQHGEVFVLKDGTEVDLDLGHYERFIGEEVTGEHNVTTGKIYMSVLEKERRGDYLGSTVQIIPHVTDEIKMWIRNVAEKSGADICLVEIGGTVGDIEGMSFLEAVRQMKNEEKPEDFALVHVTLIPLDLGGEQKTKPTQHSVKELRSIGLQPDIIVGRCKERLLESTKKKIALFCDVPVEAVISAHDAEEIYEVPLMLKEEKMDEYLIKKLKLEKRESKKTWEEIVKKLKSLEKEVTIALVGKYVHVKDAYISIREALKHGGILAGCKVNMVLVDSEDLERYQDFELDVDGILVPGGFGHRGSEGKILAIQYARENDIPFLGICFGFQLSVVEFARNVLGYEDAHSSELADTKHPVIDLLPEQKEIDKLGGTMRLGDIEVTVKKGTKAFELYGREKIVERHRHRYEVNPDYIPELEKKGVVFSGTSDSGRRMEILELPDKRFFFATQFHPEFKSRPYSPSPPFAGFVEACLRYSEEVNQ
- a CDS encoding radical SAM protein, yielding MKCLICNRETHTETIPLCADCIRTNPETADKISRTLHKSVSGDRKCSLCENFCNFSVTGLCGLDRSLISPNRAMMTYYEDPLPTNCCNAWFCRGSSLRGTNLAVFYYGCNFDCLYCQNWEHKKAGRIISLDVAVEYAMKDRIKCICHFGGSPEPQLQFAIRFSRKVLKERDIMICWEWNGGGREKFVKEAVKISSESKGTVKFDLKAWNDNLYKILTGRSNKPTLKNFKLAYDIDPEVVSATTLLVPYYVDEKEVEGIASFIAEVDEDIPYSLLVFHPDYRLRDLPVTPREQVVRCYNAARRYLKNVNIGNLSLLGF
- a CDS encoding carboxypeptidase-like regulatory domain-containing protein, which produces MVKLTNYLVFGFLALTILVAPASAIGILKIDLPSRAMVGDEVEIKIIESLSGDPVEGVTVYINGVEIGTTDEDGKITYVFNSPGVYLIGASKFGYTPAASLSLSVEPREVETPGSETPTKTPTPEIPETEEYRGLVFRGDLIYELFGDKVFDSINIKDLEISDLIEKARDVKPTSPVAFFTDGNNYMILYGEIDVEKSGYYRIEGYSLGVDVEFEDKSWKLFEVTNIEKLNAENVEVVDLLNNPGNFAGKEIVVDGPFREVSFNVKSFGTPVCVGSISTLPVDFNEFVKELMDAGKKLQKEPDRETIEELTKFTGASTFRFERIVETGTTQAYWKALNAEITALVIPAYLVDLLFPDELREFISEKGVVLLIENVNIRAEVASIGDILANPRQYYGKVVEISGVYNIAKDLSVKNMVATMFPPAATSPVDVYFEPMATFESSLPVVNALLGFGITGFEHNYSSIGDVVSVDGKYTLKGVVLTASLLDNSLPSVPVLVVFERYRQNFEDHTIPVDQAEDAIRTFTLIKETIAGVNAEEGKTQYEKPEEPPITPTPTENTQISVPTATPILEETEKPAPTSKLESLSLSITPSKITAKPGETINLKLKVDWEPKDWKGKADVKVVLSAAGFKKEFELPGIVLENPPIETEFSYTLPENLPPLTYEAKIIVEAEDKKAESEVEVAVGLSQTPGFEVVIALISVAGGIALRGARK